In the genome of Enterococcus hirae ATCC 9790, one region contains:
- a CDS encoding XRE family transcriptional regulator encodes MSETMAERIKRLRIEHNMTQEELGEKVGIKRAAINKYEKGNVENMKRSMIEKMSSIFGVSPVYLMALDDYSSSSIEKIYNQLSPPRQEKVYVFAKNQLDEQEKENSRNKNITSLEQYKQRKQQKKSMSVFYWCGAVSAGTGEFLADEYREEITLPTEIIPDDADFCLTVNGASMEPIFHDDDYVFVKRQLEVFSGAIGVVILNGQAFLKRIWFENDIARLQSFNSDYDDIIVTENDDFRIIGKVVM; translated from the coding sequence ATGAGTGAAACAATGGCTGAAAGAATCAAGAGGCTTCGTATCGAGCATAATATGACTCAAGAAGAACTTGGAGAAAAAGTAGGTATTAAAAGAGCTGCTATTAATAAGTACGAGAAAGGTAATGTAGAAAACATGAAACGTTCCATGATTGAAAAAATGTCTTCAATATTTGGTGTTTCACCGGTTTATTTAATGGCACTAGACGATTATAGCAGCTCATCTATAGAAAAAATATACAATCAACTATCACCACCTCGACAAGAGAAAGTCTACGTTTTTGCAAAAAACCAATTGGACGAACAAGAAAAAGAAAATAGTCGAAATAAAAATATCACCTCTTTAGAACAATACAAACAGAGAAAACAACAAAAAAAATCTATGTCCGTATTTTACTGGTGCGGTGCTGTCTCTGCTGGTACCGGGGAATTTTTAGCAGATGAATATAGAGAAGAAATTACTCTCCCTACTGAAATCATTCCTGATGACGCTGACTTTTGTTTAACCGTAAATGGAGCTTCCATGGAGCCTATTTTCCATGATGATGATTATGTGTTTGTCAAAAGACAACTAGAAGTTTTCAGCGGAGCAATTGGAGTAGTTATTTTAAATGGTCAAGCTTTTTTAAAACGCATATGGTTTGAAAACGACATTGCGAGACTTCAATCTTTTAACAGTGATTACGATGATATTATTGTGACTGAAAATGATGATTTTAGAATTATTGGAAAGGTGGTTATGTAA
- a CDS encoding type II toxin-antitoxin system RelE family toxin — translation MKKVIFKKQPLKFLKKQDEKTKSRIIKAIYALPSGDVKPLQGHSSYKRLRVGTFRIIFDDDGKVCIIARIGNRGDIYK, via the coding sequence ATGAAAAAAGTAATTTTCAAAAAACAACCTTTAAAGTTTTTGAAGAAACAAGATGAAAAAACAAAAAGTCGTATTATCAAAGCTATCTATGCTCTACCTAGTGGCGATGTCAAACCATTGCAAGGTCATTCTTCTTACAAACGATTACGTGTTGGTACGTTCCGTATCATTTTTGACGATGATGGCAAAGTATGTATTATTGCTAGAATTGGCAACCGTGGCGATATTTACAAATAA
- a CDS encoding LPXTG cell wall anchor domain-containing protein gives MKKALLSSVALLSLICASPVVYGETTSDSGPQKTTVSSVEKNSTTTSSTTPVKDSSTSSTTSSSTKDSTSSSSSAKTETSTTSKLETQNSTQASSSTTSRSTTKSSTSSSTESSSTTNSSTQETTQSSASPVTTLKATSKSYGVKPGVTISKNELLQLITYTNGDKNNLDVIITSNYAYISKNGQQNSKVYYTDLNALIGPANLNNIQVMTIAQALKLGFTPAQGNANKNIEVINCSLPGQYKITFRDRKTGLSTTTTVTVGNPASAVVSGNTQNSGTVNQTTMTTSSSTVATPKTNNATTKSPAPIATKSSVGTTKKNPVSTSKYTMPKTGEKVNHILSTAGVLMTLIVGSVALIWKF, from the coding sequence ATGAAAAAAGCTTTATTGTCGTCCGTCGCTCTATTATCTCTTATTTGTGCATCGCCAGTAGTTTATGGAGAAACAACTAGTGATTCTGGTCCTCAAAAAACTACAGTTTCTTCTGTTGAAAAAAACAGTACTACTACATCTTCTACTACCCCAGTAAAAGATAGCTCGACTAGCAGTACTACATCTTCTAGTACTAAAGACAGCACTAGTTCAAGCTCTTCAGCTAAGACAGAGACTAGTACTACTAGCAAGCTAGAAACACAAAATAGTACTCAAGCATCATCAAGTACTACTTCAAGATCTACTACTAAATCAAGTACTAGTAGCTCAACAGAATCTAGTAGCACTACTAACAGCTCAACTCAAGAAACAACACAATCAAGCGCATCACCTGTTACTACTTTAAAAGCTACATCTAAATCTTATGGAGTAAAACCAGGTGTTACAATCTCAAAAAATGAATTGTTGCAATTAATAACTTACACAAACGGGGATAAAAATAATTTAGATGTCATCATTACAAGTAATTATGCCTACATTTCTAAAAATGGGCAACAAAATTCAAAAGTTTATTACACTGATTTAAATGCCTTGATTGGACCAGCAAACTTAAATAATATTCAGGTAATGACAATTGCCCAAGCTCTAAAACTCGGCTTTACTCCTGCCCAAGGAAATGCAAATAAAAATATCGAAGTTATTAATTGCTCTTTGCCAGGACAATATAAAATTACATTCAGAGATAGAAAAACAGGTTTGAGTACTACAACTACAGTAACTGTCGGAAACCCAGCGTCAGCAGTCGTTTCTGGAAATACTCAAAATTCAGGAACTGTTAATCAAACAACAATGACGACATCATCATCAACAGTAGCTACTCCGAAAACGAATAATGCAACAACTAAATCACCTGCACCTATCGCAACCAAATCATCTGTCGGAACTACCAAGAAAAATCCAGTTTCAACCTCTAAATATACCATGCCAAAAACTGGAGAAAAAGTTAATCATATTCTATCTACGGCTGGTGTGCTTATGACTTTAATTGTTGGTTCTGTTGCTTTAATTTGGAAATTCTGA
- a CDS encoding site-specific integrase: MAMIKQYQKKNGEKAWYFKTYLGIDPLTGKKRYTTKRGFKTQKEAKIALARLEVLATDKKLVKDNNYTFTQVKDMWIEQYKPTVRESTYLRVKFLFDKNISTFFGNKKIQSYNIAYCQEAINKWKEQYSTYKALKCYTSAVFDYAKKMNLIKENPMKEVTFSKGERKQKKTKLKYFEKEELQDFLECCQKDKFLITYPLFRVLAFTGIRKGEALALTWDDVDFFNKTLEINKTITRNSDNKFISTPPKTNTSIRKISLDDETLNILKAWKTQQKRYLLAHGQHAKTKNQIIFSSKNNNCIDITRPNIILSRICKEHNFNDITIHGFRHTHCSLLFETGLSIKEVQERLGHSDIHTTMNIYTHVTKKQKERSADKFAAYLNF, translated from the coding sequence ATGGCTATGATCAAACAATATCAAAAGAAAAATGGTGAAAAAGCGTGGTACTTCAAGACATATCTTGGTATTGATCCATTAACTGGAAAAAAGAGATATACAACTAAAAGAGGATTCAAAACACAAAAAGAAGCGAAAATCGCACTAGCTAGACTAGAAGTTTTAGCTACAGATAAAAAACTAGTAAAAGACAATAACTACACTTTTACACAAGTAAAAGATATGTGGATTGAACAATATAAACCAACAGTCAGAGAAAGTACTTACTTACGTGTTAAGTTTTTGTTTGATAAAAACATTTCAACTTTTTTTGGAAATAAAAAAATACAAAGCTATAACATAGCTTACTGTCAAGAAGCTATCAACAAATGGAAAGAACAATATTCTACCTATAAAGCTTTAAAATGTTATACATCTGCAGTTTTTGATTATGCAAAAAAAATGAACCTAATTAAAGAAAATCCTATGAAAGAAGTGACTTTTTCCAAAGGAGAACGCAAGCAAAAAAAGACTAAATTAAAATATTTTGAAAAAGAAGAATTACAAGATTTTCTTGAATGCTGTCAAAAAGACAAATTCCTTATAACTTATCCTCTATTCAGAGTTCTAGCTTTTACAGGAATACGAAAAGGTGAAGCATTAGCATTAACTTGGGACGATGTAGATTTTTTTAATAAAACACTTGAAATCAATAAAACTATCACGAGAAATTCAGATAATAAATTTATTTCTACACCACCAAAAACAAACACATCTATTAGAAAAATTTCGCTAGATGACGAAACACTAAATATTTTGAAGGCATGGAAAACTCAGCAAAAACGTTATTTACTTGCACATGGTCAACACGCTAAAACAAAGAATCAAATAATTTTTTCTTCTAAAAACAATAATTGTATAGATATAACTCGGCCTAATATTATTTTATCTAGAATATGCAAAGAACATAATTTCAATGATATTACCATACATGGCTTCCGTCATACACATTGTAGCTTATTATTTGAAACTGGTTTGTCTATCAAAGAAGTTCAAGAAAGGTTAGGACATTCAGATATTCATACAACAATGAACATATACACTCATGTGACTAAAAAACAAAAAGAAAGGTCTGCTGATAAGTTTGCAGCTTATTTAAATTTTTAA
- the rplL gene encoding 50S ribosomal protein L7/L12: MAMNIENIVAELKEATILELNDLVKAIEEEFGVSAAAPVAAVAAGGAAAAEEQTEFTVELTAAGDQKVKVIKAVREATGLGLKEAKAVVDGAPAPVKEGVSKEEAEELKAKLEEVGASVTVK; encoded by the coding sequence ATGGCAATGAACATTGAAAACATTGTTGCTGAGTTAAAAGAAGCAACTATCCTAGAACTTAACGACTTAGTTAAAGCTATTGAAGAAGAATTTGGCGTATCTGCTGCTGCTCCTGTAGCTGCAGTTGCTGCTGGTGGCGCTGCTGCTGCTGAAGAACAAACAGAATTCACTGTAGAATTAACTGCAGCTGGAGACCAAAAAGTTAAAGTTATCAAAGCAGTTCGTGAAGCAACTGGCTTAGGCTTGAAAGAAGCTAAAGCTGTAGTTGACGGAGCTCCTGCACCAGTTAAAGAAGGCGTATCTAAAGAAGAAGCTGAAGAATTAAAAGCTAAACTTGAAGAAGTTGGCGCATCTGTAACTGTTAAATAA
- the rplJ gene encoding 50S ribosomal protein L10, with amino-acid sequence MSEAIIAKKAAIVDEVSEKFTAAASVVVVDYRGLTVDEVTRLRKQLRDANVEMKVIKNSILSRAAKKAGLEGLDEVFTGPTAVAFSNEDVVAPAKIMDEFAKEAKALEIKGGIIEGKVSSLEEITALAKLPNREGLLSMLLSVLQAPVRNVAYAVKAVADKEDGDAA; translated from the coding sequence ATGAGTGAAGCAATTATCGCAAAAAAAGCAGCAATCGTTGATGAAGTGAGCGAAAAATTTACAGCAGCAGCTTCTGTAGTCGTAGTTGACTACCGTGGTTTAACTGTTGATGAAGTGACTCGTTTACGTAAACAACTTCGTGATGCAAACGTAGAAATGAAAGTTATCAAAAACTCAATCCTTTCACGTGCCGCTAAAAAAGCTGGATTAGAAGGCTTAGACGAAGTATTCACTGGACCTACAGCCGTTGCATTTAGTAACGAAGACGTTGTAGCACCAGCGAAAATCATGGACGAATTTGCTAAAGAAGCAAAAGCATTAGAAATCAAAGGCGGTATCATCGAAGGTAAAGTATCTTCATTGGAAGAAATCACAGCATTGGCAAAATTGCCAAACCGCGAAGGACTTCTATCTATGTTGCTATCTGTACTACAAGCGCCAGTCCGCAACGTGGCTTACGCTGTCAAAGCAGTGGCAGACAAAGAAGATGGAGATGCAGCTTAA
- the rplA gene encoding 50S ribosomal protein L1 — protein sequence MAKKSKKMQDALKKVDSSKVYPVAEAVALAKETNIAKFDATVEVAYRLNVDPKKADQQIRGAVVLPNGTGKTQTVLVFAKGDKAKEAEAAGADFVGDDDMVQKIQNGWFDFDVVVATPDMMATVGRLGRVLGPKGLMPNPKTGTVTMDVTKAVNEVKAGKVTYRVDKAGNIHVPIGKVSFDNEKLVENFATIHDVLVKAKPSAAKGQYMKNITVTTTFGPGIHVDQASF from the coding sequence ATGGCTAAAAAGAGCAAAAAAATGCAAGACGCATTAAAAAAAGTTGATTCAAGTAAAGTTTATCCTGTTGCCGAGGCTGTAGCTTTAGCAAAAGAAACAAACATTGCAAAATTTGACGCGACTGTTGAAGTTGCATACCGTTTGAACGTAGACCCTAAAAAAGCAGACCAACAAATTCGTGGTGCTGTAGTATTACCAAACGGAACTGGTAAAACACAAACTGTTTTAGTTTTTGCTAAAGGAGACAAAGCAAAAGAAGCTGAAGCAGCTGGTGCAGATTTCGTTGGTGACGACGACATGGTTCAAAAAATCCAAAACGGATGGTTTGACTTTGACGTAGTTGTTGCTACACCTGATATGATGGCAACTGTTGGTCGTCTAGGACGTGTTTTAGGACCTAAAGGCTTAATGCCAAACCCTAAAACAGGTACTGTAACAATGGACGTAACAAAAGCTGTTAACGAAGTAAAAGCTGGTAAAGTTACTTACCGCGTAGACAAAGCTGGAAATATCCATGTACCAATCGGTAAAGTATCATTCGACAATGAAAAATTAGTTGAAAACTTTGCAACAATCCATGATGTATTAGTGAAAGCTAAACCATCAGCAGCTAAAGGTCAATACATGAAAAATATCACAGTTACAACAACATTTGGACCTGGTATCCATGTAGACCAAGCTTCTTTCTAA
- the rplK gene encoding 50S ribosomal protein L11 — MAKKVEKIVKLQIPAGKATPAPPVGPALGQAGINIMGFTKEFNARTADQAGLIIPVVISVYEDRSFTFVTKTPPAAVLLKKAAKIDKGSGEPNKTKVAKVSSDQVKEIAELKMEDLNAADIEAAMRMVEGTARSMGITVE; from the coding sequence GTGGCAAAGAAAGTAGAAAAAATCGTTAAATTGCAAATTCCTGCAGGTAAAGCAACTCCAGCTCCACCAGTAGGTCCTGCACTAGGTCAAGCGGGTATCAATATCATGGGATTCACTAAAGAATTCAACGCTCGTACAGCTGATCAAGCAGGTTTAATCATTCCGGTTGTTATTTCTGTATACGAAGACCGTTCATTCACATTCGTTACAAAAACACCACCAGCTGCAGTATTATTGAAAAAAGCTGCAAAAATCGATAAAGGTTCAGGCGAACCAAACAAAACTAAAGTTGCTAAAGTTTCTAGCGATCAAGTAAAAGAAATCGCTGAATTAAAAATGGAAGACCTAAACGCAGCTGACATCGAAGCAGCTATGCGCATGGTTGAAGGAACTGCACGAAGCATGGGGATCACTGTAGAATAA
- the sdaAB gene encoding L-serine ammonia-lyase, iron-sulfur-dependent subunit beta has protein sequence MKELRYRSVFDIIGPVMIGPSSSHTAGAARIGKIVRSIFGEQPDSVDIYLYESFAKTYRGHGTDIALVGGLLGMEPDDERLADSLQLAYEAGMEVLFVPKGEKAEHPNSVKLLLKKGKRKLSVTGISIGGGNIQISELNGFKISLSMGTPTFIIVHQDVPGMIAKVTNILSETNTNIGTMTVTRESKGENAIMIIEVDDPQVDDTISKLTQLPKIDSVNYFD, from the coding sequence ATGAAAGAATTAAGATATCGTAGTGTTTTTGACATTATTGGTCCAGTCATGATCGGTCCAAGCAGCTCTCACACTGCTGGAGCTGCTCGAATCGGCAAAATCGTCCGTAGTATTTTTGGGGAACAACCAGATTCTGTGGATATCTATCTTTATGAATCATTTGCAAAAACCTATCGGGGACACGGAACAGACATCGCCTTAGTTGGTGGTTTGTTAGGCATGGAACCAGATGATGAGCGTCTGGCAGATTCACTGCAGTTAGCTTATGAAGCAGGAATGGAAGTTCTCTTTGTGCCTAAGGGTGAAAAAGCAGAGCATCCTAACTCCGTTAAACTATTGTTGAAAAAAGGAAAACGGAAACTTTCAGTCACTGGTATCTCGATTGGTGGCGGAAATATCCAAATCTCGGAATTAAACGGCTTCAAAATCTCATTAAGCATGGGAACACCGACCTTTATCATCGTTCATCAAGATGTACCTGGGATGATTGCTAAAGTAACGAATATCCTTTCAGAAACAAATACAAATATCGGTACAATGACTGTTACACGAGAATCAAAGGGTGAAAATGCCATTATGATTATCGAAGTAGATGATCCACAAGTAGATGACACTATAAGTAAACTAACGCAATTACCGAAGATCGACAGCGTTAATTATTTTGATTAA
- the sdaAA gene encoding L-serine ammonia-lyase, iron-sulfur-dependent, subunit alpha has translation MFFSIEELVRQAENYPSVAELMIAVEMDMSGRPREQIIAIMEKNLSVMEQSIAEGNEGVTSVTGITGGDAQKLARYLKEADFLSGETILSAVRNAIAVNEVNAKMGLICATPTAGSAGVVPGVLMAVRDRLSLTHEQQIEFLFTAGAFGLVIANNASISGAEGGCQAEVGSASAMAAAALVCAKNGTPHQAAQAIAITLKNMMGLICDPVAGLVEVPCVKRNALGSSQAFISADMALAGIESVIPPDEVVAAMYQVGRQMPAIFKETAEGGLAVTPTAKRLTEDILNR, from the coding sequence ATGTTTTTCTCTATTGAAGAGTTAGTTCGCCAAGCAGAAAATTATCCTAGTGTCGCAGAATTAATGATTGCTGTTGAAATGGATATGAGTGGTCGTCCACGAGAACAAATCATTGCAATCATGGAAAAAAACCTCAGTGTCATGGAACAATCCATCGCTGAAGGAAACGAAGGTGTAACGTCTGTGACTGGAATCACTGGCGGCGATGCCCAAAAACTAGCTCGTTACTTAAAAGAAGCCGACTTTTTAAGTGGTGAAACCATTTTGTCAGCAGTCCGCAACGCTATCGCTGTCAACGAAGTAAATGCAAAAATGGGGTTGATTTGTGCCACCCCTACAGCAGGAAGCGCTGGTGTTGTACCTGGTGTCCTCATGGCTGTCCGTGACCGATTGTCTTTGACCCACGAACAACAGATTGAGTTTCTTTTTACCGCTGGTGCCTTTGGATTAGTCATTGCCAATAACGCCTCCATCAGTGGTGCAGAAGGCGGATGCCAGGCAGAAGTTGGTTCAGCAAGTGCAATGGCCGCTGCCGCCCTTGTCTGTGCAAAAAATGGTACGCCCCATCAAGCCGCCCAAGCTATCGCAATTACGCTGAAAAACATGATGGGTCTGATTTGTGATCCTGTCGCAGGCCTCGTTGAAGTCCCTTGTGTTAAAAGAAACGCCCTTGGCTCTTCTCAGGCGTTCATTTCGGCAGATATGGCATTAGCAGGAATCGAAAGTGTCATCCCACCAGATGAAGTTGTCGCAGCGATGTATCAAGTAGGTCGTCAGATGCCAGCCATCTTTAAAGAAACGGCTGAAGGTGGCTTGGCGGTTACACCAACAGCAAAGCGTTTGACTGAAGATATATTGAATCGATAA
- a CDS encoding alpha/beta fold hydrolase encodes MKNWRKSGIVGFLLMISVLFISGCQTKETSQSSEAAKTVETTQATKEKETQSTTPTLFFHGYSGTVNSFKGMIQRLESSESGKKELTLTVDVNGNVQAEGELSKEADNPMIQVLFVDNKNNEWNQTEWIKDCLSYLQQTYGINQVNLVGHSMGGVSGLRYLATYGQDQTLPKVDKFVAIAAPFNDFEENNGQSISDELANGPAIASSRYQDYQRLIGNVPTTTQILLIAGQVSETDLSDGTVPLSSALAVYALLKQHGNQVEEKVITGENVTHSMLHENKEVDALTRQFLWNMK; translated from the coding sequence ATGAAAAATTGGAGAAAGTCTGGAATCGTCGGCTTTTTATTGATGATCAGTGTTCTTTTTATAAGTGGCTGTCAGACAAAAGAAACAAGTCAGTCGTCTGAAGCTGCTAAGACAGTTGAAACAACGCAAGCAACGAAAGAAAAGGAAACGCAATCGACTACCCCTACTTTGTTTTTCCATGGATATAGTGGGACAGTTAATTCATTCAAAGGAATGATCCAGCGCCTGGAATCATCAGAGAGTGGGAAAAAAGAATTAACATTGACGGTTGATGTCAATGGCAATGTACAGGCAGAAGGAGAACTTTCAAAAGAAGCAGATAATCCAATGATCCAAGTTCTATTTGTAGATAATAAAAATAATGAATGGAACCAAACAGAATGGATCAAAGACTGCTTAAGTTATTTGCAACAGACGTATGGAATCAATCAAGTGAATCTGGTAGGACATTCGATGGGGGGCGTCAGTGGTCTTCGGTATTTAGCTACTTATGGACAAGATCAAACGTTGCCTAAAGTGGATAAATTCGTGGCAATTGCCGCACCATTCAATGACTTTGAAGAAAATAATGGGCAAAGTATCAGCGATGAATTAGCTAATGGTCCAGCGATAGCTTCTAGTCGTTATCAAGACTACCAACGACTTATTGGCAATGTGCCAACCACTACACAAATCCTGCTGATTGCAGGACAAGTGAGTGAGACGGATTTAAGTGATGGGACGGTGCCATTAAGCAGCGCTTTAGCAGTGTATGCGTTATTGAAGCAACATGGAAATCAAGTGGAAGAAAAAGTGATCACAGGGGAGAACGTAACGCATAGTATGCTTCATGAGAATAAAGAAGTTGATGCCCTCACGCGCCAGTTTCTTTGGAACATGAAGTAG
- the nusG gene encoding transcription termination/antitermination protein NusG has translation MESFEKNWYVLHTYSGYENKVKANIESRAQSMKMADFIFRVVVPEETEKEVKNGKEKEIVHKTFPGYVLVEMIMTDASWYVVRNTPGVTGFVGSHGAGSKPAPLLPEEVSHILRSIGMSLRQTDLEIEVGEVIKIIEGAFAGLEGQVTEVDEEKEKLKVNIDMFGRETSTELDFEQVDKID, from the coding sequence ATGGAATCTTTTGAAAAAAATTGGTATGTACTACATACATACTCTGGTTATGAAAACAAAGTAAAAGCAAATATCGAATCACGTGCGCAAAGTATGAAAATGGCTGACTTTATTTTTCGTGTAGTTGTTCCTGAAGAAACTGAGAAAGAAGTAAAAAACGGAAAAGAAAAAGAAATCGTTCATAAAACATTTCCTGGTTATGTCTTAGTAGAAATGATTATGACAGATGCTTCTTGGTATGTTGTACGTAATACACCTGGTGTAACAGGATTTGTAGGGTCACATGGTGCAGGTAGTAAGCCAGCTCCATTATTGCCAGAAGAAGTAAGTCACATCTTACGTTCAATCGGTATGAGTCTTCGTCAAACAGATCTAGAGATCGAAGTTGGCGAAGTAATCAAGATCATCGAAGGTGCTTTTGCAGGCTTAGAAGGTCAAGTAACTGAAGTAGATGAAGAAAAAGAAAAACTAAAAGTTAATATTGATATGTTTGGTCGTGAAACAAGTACTGAACTTGATTTTGAACAAGTAGATAAAATCGACTAA
- the secE gene encoding preprotein translocase subunit SecE: MKFIKSVKDEMKQVTWPSGKQLRKDTLVVIETSIIFGVMFFVMDTAIQSLFAYLLK, encoded by the coding sequence ATGAAATTCATTAAAAGTGTAAAAGATGAAATGAAACAAGTGACTTGGCCTAGTGGCAAACAATTACGCAAAGACACACTAGTTGTCATTGAAACATCAATTATCTTTGGTGTGATGTTTTTCGTAATGGACACAGCGATCCAAAGCTTATTTGCTTACTTACTAAAATAA
- the rpmG gene encoding 50S ribosomal protein L33, with the protein MAKKKAALACSVCGSRNYTKSVSEGKSGERLEINKFCKYCNQYTLHKETK; encoded by the coding sequence ATGGCAAAGAAGAAAGCAGCATTAGCTTGTTCCGTTTGTGGTTCTAGAAACTATACCAAATCGGTTAGTGAAGGAAAAAGTGGCGAACGTTTGGAAATCAATAAATTTTGTAAATATTGTAATCAATACACATTACATAAAGAAACAAAATAG
- the cbpA gene encoding cyclic di-AMP binding protein CbpA gives MLLKTLVYKKKDLTTVTETSTLEEALAILESSGYRCVPILDASGNIFRGNIYKMHIYRHKANGGDMTLPVTHLLKNATKFIYLDTSFFKIFFTIKELPYIAVLDNDNHFYGILTHSTLLNMLSQSWSVEQGSYVLTIASTGKQGDLATIAKIIAKHSSIASCITLDIEKEEYIRRTLITLPAHTDQKVCDTIVNHLEKKNYKVIEIENLQNPE, from the coding sequence ATGCTACTAAAAACACTCGTATATAAGAAAAAAGATTTAACAACTGTCACAGAAACTAGTACCTTGGAAGAAGCCTTAGCGATTCTAGAATCCTCTGGTTATCGTTGTGTGCCAATTTTAGATGCTTCAGGAAATATTTTCCGTGGAAATATTTACAAAATGCACATTTATCGTCACAAAGCGAATGGTGGAGATATGACTTTACCCGTCACCCACCTCTTGAAAAATGCAACAAAATTCATTTATTTAGATACTTCATTCTTTAAAATATTTTTTACGATCAAAGAGTTGCCTTATATTGCTGTTCTTGACAATGACAATCATTTCTACGGTATTTTGACCCACAGTACATTGCTAAACATGCTTTCACAATCTTGGAGCGTAGAACAAGGCAGCTATGTTTTAACGATTGCTTCTACTGGAAAACAAGGAGATTTAGCTACGATCGCTAAAATCATCGCAAAACATAGTAGTATCGCAAGTTGCATCACTTTAGATATTGAAAAAGAAGAATACATCCGTCGTACACTGATCACGTTACCTGCACATACAGATCAAAAAGTTTGCGACACGATCGTGAACCATCTTGAAAAGAAAAATTACAAAGTGATCGAAATCGAAAATTTACAAAACCCTGAATAA
- a CDS encoding QueT transporter family protein produces MQKTMERQRLMVVVVNGIIMALYLALTILVAPVSSGPIQFRISESLNHLVVFNRKLLWGVLGGVIVYNAFFGFGILDVVYGGGQTLISLGLTALLQNKVKNVKIRLALNTLFFTISMGLIAYMLVPTGGQAFWTTYGTLALSEFIIMAISAPLMYYLDRSLDFEKRV; encoded by the coding sequence ATGCAAAAAACGATGGAACGCCAACGATTGATGGTCGTTGTAGTAAATGGAATCATTATGGCTTTGTATTTGGCACTTACGATTTTAGTGGCACCAGTCTCTTCTGGACCTATTCAATTTCGTATTTCTGAAAGCTTGAATCACTTAGTAGTCTTCAACCGGAAATTACTTTGGGGCGTGTTAGGTGGCGTCATTGTCTATAACGCATTTTTTGGTTTTGGTATATTAGATGTGGTCTATGGTGGGGGACAAACCTTGATTTCATTGGGGTTGACTGCTTTGCTACAAAATAAAGTAAAGAATGTCAAAATAAGATTAGCATTAAATACGCTTTTCTTTACAATTAGTATGGGATTGATTGCGTACATGTTGGTACCAACTGGTGGACAAGCATTTTGGACAACTTACGGTACGCTAGCTTTGAGTGAGTTCATCATTATGGCTATTTCTGCACCATTGATGTATTACTTGGATCGTTCCCTAGACTTTGAAAAAAGAGTATAG